The segment GTCAAGCCCCGGCCAATCAACAAAGCAATCCGGCCCCCCGCCCGCACTTCGTCTAGCAAGGTTTCGGGTTTAAGAGTAAAGCGCGTCAACACCCGCCCCTGTTCGTCCTGGATTTCTCCCCGGTAGGGATACAGCCGGATCACCATGCCCGTTTGCAGCGCCGTCACGTCGCACTCAATCGGCAAAGCGCCCGCATCTTCCGCCGTGTTAAAGAAAATCGGCGCAATGATTCCCCCCAAAATCACCCCGCCCCGGCGCTTGTTAGGCACACCTGGGATGTCTTCGCCGATATGCCACAGCAACGAGTTGATCGCTGATTTGCGGGACGACCCCGTGCCGACCACATCGCCCACAAAGGCCACCGGATAGCCCTGCTGTTTCAACTGCTGAATCTCAGCAATGGCCCCCGGATAGCGGGTCTCCAGCATCGTCAGGGCGTGCAGGGGGATGTCGGGGCGGGTAGTGGCATGCACTGCTGGCGATAAATCATCGGTGTTGATTTCCCCCGGCACCTTAAACACCGTCAGGGTCAAGCACTCCGGCACCGGCGGCTTGCAAGTGAACCAGGTGGCATTCGCCCAAGCGTCAATCACGCCCCGCGCGTAGGGATTCCCCCGCTCCGCCAGCTCCCACACATCGTTGAAAGCGTCATAAACCAACGTAATGTGCGACAGGGCATCCTGGGCAGCCTGAGCAATAGCTTCGTCAGTACTTTGTAAGAGTTCAATCAACACCGACACGTTGTAGCCACCGAGCATTTGCCCCAGCATCTGTACCGCTTCCACCGGCGTAATCAAAGGGCTAGTCAGGCGCTTGTGGGCTAACTCCCCTAAAAAGCTGGCTTTGACATAGGCGGCGGGGTCCACCCCTGGCGGCACCCGTTCCTGCAACTGGTATTTGTCGGCGGGTGTGGCATCGGGCGATTGCAAGCGTTCACACAGCGCCGCCGTCTGCGCTGCATCGAGAGGCAAAGGGGGAATGCCAAGTGCGGCGCGTTGCTGGGGGTCTGAAACCATCGCGATTTGCCGAGCAGAGTTTGTTCCAAAGTTAAGTATAGATAGAATCGCTAGCGGCGCTGTGCAGAGTGAACCGTATCGCCGGCAACGTTAGAATCGGGTAGGGGGAAAGCGCTCCCAACCTCAGACGATGGACCTTGCAGGACAAACAGGACTCATCACAGGCGCCAGCAGTGGGATTGGGCTGGAATGTGCGCGGGTGTTGGCGCCTTTGGGAGTACGGCTTATTCTCGTAGCCCGCCGTCGGGAACGCTTAGAGACCCTCGCCCAAGAACTACAAGCGCAGTATGGTACCCCCTGCTGGGTGAGTCAACTGGATGTACGGGACTGGCAGGCTGTGCAGGAATGGTTTGCGCAGCTTCCCCCAGCCTGGCAGGCGATTGACGTACTCATCAACAACGCTGGCTTGAGCCGGGGGCTGGAGCCGCTGTACGCAGGAGCAGTGGACGATTGGGAGGAAATGATTGACACGAATCTCAAGGGCCTGCTGTATATGACGCGCCTGGTGCTACCGGGGATGGTGGCGCGGGGACGGGGGCATGTGGTGAACATCGCTTCCATTGCCGGGATTGACGCCTATCCAGGGGGCAACGTCTATTGCGCCACCAAAGCCGCAGTGCGGATGCTCGGGGATGCCCTGAAACATGACCTGCTCGGGACGCCCGTGCGCGTGACCACCATCAATCCAGGGCTCGTGGAAACGGAATTTTCCGAAGTGCGATTTCACGGGGACAGGGAGCGGGCCAAGCGCGTGTATCAGGGCCTAACTCCCTTGACCGGTCGGGATGTGGCCGAAACAGTCGCCTTTTGCCTGACCCGTCCCCCCCATGTCAATATCCAGGAACTGACCCTGTTGCCAGTGGACCAGGCCAACGTGCTACGGGTGCATCGTCGAGAGTAAGGGTGTGGGCACATCCACTGTCACGACACGTTGCACCATTAGGGGCCTGGCTCCCAACTGGGCCAGCTGTGTCGTTGCTGCGTTAAACCAGTCACTAACGGACCGGGGATAGAGACCCACCAGCAGCACCGGCGCCAGCAAGCTCAGGGCAATGAACAACTCGCGCGGGTTGGCGTCTCCCCCTGACCAGGCTGCAGCGCCTGTCGTTCCGTAGAACACCCGCCGCAAGGCATCCAGCAGGTAGATGGGGGTGAGAATCACACCAACTGCCGTCAAACCCAGCACCAAGGCCTTGAACAGGACATTGTACAGACTATCCGCCAGGCCTAGGAACACCGACAACTCACTGATAAACCCGCTCATGCCGGGCAAGGCCAAGGAAGCAAAGCTGGCGGTCGTAAACAGGGCAAACACCCGCGGCGCTGCTGACGCCAATCCCCCCAATTCCGCCATCGCCAGCGTGTGGGTGCGCTCGTAGGTGATGCCCGCCAGGAAAAACAAGGCTGCTGCGATGAACCCGTGGGAGACCATTTGCAGCAGTGCCCCCTGTAGACCCCAGGCGTTAAACGCCCCTAGTCCCACTAGCACAAACCCCATATGGGAAATCGAAGAGTAGGCCAGCCGTTTCT is part of the Gloeomargarita sp. SKYB120 genome and harbors:
- a CDS encoding SDR family NAD(P)-dependent oxidoreductase → MDLAGQTGLITGASSGIGLECARVLAPLGVRLILVARRRERLETLAQELQAQYGTPCWVSQLDVRDWQAVQEWFAQLPPAWQAIDVLINNAGLSRGLEPLYAGAVDDWEEMIDTNLKGLLYMTRLVLPGMVARGRGHVVNIASIAGIDAYPGGNVYCATKAAVRMLGDALKHDLLGTPVRVTTINPGLVETEFSEVRFHGDRERAKRVYQGLTPLTGRDVAETVAFCLTRPPHVNIQELTLLPVDQANVLRVHRRE
- a CDS encoding bifunctional aconitate hydratase 2/2-methylisocitrate dehydratase; its protein translation is MVSDPQQRAALGIPPLPLDAAQTAALCERLQSPDATPADKYQLQERVPPGVDPAAYVKASFLGELAHKRLTSPLITPVEAVQMLGQMLGGYNVSVLIELLQSTDEAIAQAAQDALSHITLVYDAFNDVWELAERGNPYARGVIDAWANATWFTCKPPVPECLTLTVFKVPGEINTDDLSPAVHATTRPDIPLHALTMLETRYPGAIAEIQQLKQQGYPVAFVGDVVGTGSSRKSAINSLLWHIGEDIPGVPNKRRGGVILGGIIAPIFFNTAEDAGALPIECDVTALQTGMVIRLYPYRGEIQDEQGRVLTRFTLKPETLLDEVRAGGRIALLIGRGLTDKTRSRLGLPPHPGFVRPKPPADTGKGFTLAQKIVGRACGVPGVRPGTACEPVMTTVGSQDTTGPMTRDELKELACLGFSADLVLQSFCHTAAYPKPADIQVQRELPDFFASRGGVVLKPGDGIIHSWLNRMLLPDTVGTGGDSHTRFPLGISFPAGSGLVAFAAAIGSMPLNMPESVRVRFTGRLQPGVTLRDVVHAIPYVALQRGLLTLDKENKKNIFAGRIMEMEGLPDLKVEQAFELTDATAERSCAGCTI